In one window of Hymenobacter nivis DNA:
- the recQ gene encoding DNA helicase RecQ, with the protein MPDTLTAAAELLPAARRALKRYYGYDNFRPMQADIIQSVLAGQDTVVLMPTGGGKSVCFQVPAVVSEGLCVVVSPLIALMKDQVEALKGNGIAAAFINSSVGQNEANDIARAAVSGHLKLLYVSPEKLLSEGFMQFLTRVNISLFAIDEAHCISSWGHDFRPEYTKLGALRTQFPSTPIVALTATADRLTKRDIITQLNLHEPKVFLSSFDRPNINLIVRPGQDRVGSVVDYITRHPQDPGIIYCLSRKTCETISQKLQQKGIKAAHYHAGLTPNQRSAAQEAFLQDDVQVIVATIAFGMGIDKSNVRWVMHYNLPKNIEGYYQEIGRAGRDGAPSTAILFYSFADVMQMREMVTRDVPARQAQLNTAKLERMQQFAEAASCRRKILLHYFSETLAHDCGNCDICRNPPTTFDGTLLAQKALSAVARARERLSVTLLIDVLRGMRNQAVIAGGYDQIKTYGAGADLPYLDWYSYVHQMLNDGLFYIAYEEGYALKITPRGYEVLKGELPLPLKKFQPAEKAEKPTRASRKAATEAAATGSPEARLFEHLRQLRKQLADEQGVPPYVVFSDATLQEMAQEQPTSRMAMLAVSGVGMKKFETYGEVFIQAIVQHGPPRNVPAGDDELAFGGPTARPKADKPTKAPADPAAVNDSEDATFQLHRQGLSPLQIAEQRGLAESTVKVHLERAYTKGLALRLEEFVTDTQLAEIAAARTQLGGAPALRDLFDHLREKYDYFQLRLAGIRLRK; encoded by the coding sequence ATGCCCGATACCCTGACTGCCGCCGCCGAACTCCTGCCCGCCGCCCGCCGGGCCCTGAAACGCTACTACGGCTACGACAATTTCCGGCCCATGCAGGCCGACATCATCCAGAGCGTGCTGGCGGGCCAGGATACGGTGGTGCTCATGCCCACCGGCGGGGGCAAGTCGGTGTGCTTCCAGGTGCCGGCCGTGGTCAGTGAGGGCCTGTGCGTGGTGGTGTCGCCGCTCATTGCACTAATGAAGGACCAGGTGGAGGCACTGAAAGGCAACGGCATCGCCGCGGCCTTCATCAACTCCAGCGTAGGCCAAAACGAGGCCAACGACATTGCCCGGGCGGCTGTCAGCGGGCACCTTAAGCTACTGTACGTCAGCCCCGAGAAGCTGCTGTCGGAGGGCTTCATGCAGTTTTTGACGCGGGTGAACATTAGCCTGTTTGCCATCGACGAGGCGCACTGTATTTCGAGCTGGGGCCACGATTTTCGGCCCGAGTATACTAAGCTGGGGGCCCTGCGCACGCAGTTTCCCAGCACGCCCATCGTGGCCCTGACGGCCACCGCCGACCGCCTTACCAAGCGCGACATCATCACCCAGCTCAACCTGCACGAGCCTAAGGTGTTTTTGTCGAGCTTCGACCGGCCCAACATCAACCTCATTGTGCGGCCTGGGCAGGACCGCGTGGGCTCGGTGGTGGACTACATCACCCGCCACCCGCAGGACCCCGGTATCATCTACTGCCTCTCGCGCAAAACCTGCGAAACCATTTCCCAGAAGCTCCAGCAGAAGGGCATCAAGGCGGCGCACTACCACGCCGGCCTCACGCCTAACCAGCGCAGCGCGGCCCAGGAGGCCTTTTTGCAGGACGACGTGCAGGTGATTGTGGCCACCATCGCCTTCGGCATGGGCATCGACAAGAGCAACGTGCGCTGGGTGATGCACTACAATTTGCCCAAAAATATCGAGGGCTACTACCAGGAAATCGGGCGCGCCGGGCGCGATGGGGCCCCCAGCACGGCCATCTTGTTCTACAGCTTTGCCGACGTGATGCAGATGCGCGAGATGGTGACCCGGGACGTGCCCGCGCGCCAGGCCCAGCTCAACACGGCCAAGCTCGAGCGCATGCAGCAGTTTGCCGAAGCCGCCAGCTGCCGCCGCAAAATCCTGCTCCACTACTTCTCCGAAACGCTGGCGCACGACTGCGGTAACTGCGACATCTGCCGCAACCCGCCCACCACTTTCGACGGTACGCTGCTGGCCCAGAAGGCGCTGTCGGCGGTGGCGCGGGCCCGCGAGCGGCTCAGCGTCACGCTGCTCATCGATGTGCTACGTGGTATGCGCAACCAAGCGGTCATCGCCGGGGGCTACGACCAGATCAAAACCTACGGCGCGGGCGCCGATTTGCCCTACCTCGATTGGTACAGCTACGTGCACCAGATGCTGAACGACGGCCTGTTCTACATCGCCTACGAGGAAGGCTACGCGCTGAAAATTACGCCCCGCGGCTACGAAGTACTCAAGGGCGAGCTGCCACTGCCGCTCAAGAAGTTCCAGCCCGCCGAGAAGGCCGAGAAGCCCACCCGCGCCAGCCGCAAAGCCGCCACCGAAGCCGCCGCTACCGGCTCGCCCGAGGCGCGGCTGTTCGAGCACCTACGCCAGCTCCGCAAGCAGCTGGCCGATGAGCAGGGCGTGCCGCCCTACGTGGTGTTCAGCGACGCCACTTTGCAGGAAATGGCCCAGGAGCAGCCCACCAGCCGCATGGCCATGCTGGCCGTGTCGGGCGTGGGCATGAAGAAATTTGAGACCTACGGCGAGGTGTTTATCCAAGCCATTGTGCAGCACGGGCCCCCGCGCAACGTGCCCGCTGGCGACGACGAGCTAGCTTTTGGGGGCCCCACGGCGCGTCCTAAAGCGGACAAGCCCACCAAAGCGCCCGCTGATCCTGCCGCCGTCAACGACTCGGAGGATGCTACCTTCCAGCTGCACCGCCAGGGCCTCAGTCCTTTGCAAATTGCCGAGCAGCGCGGCCTGGCCGAAAGCACCGTTAAGGTCCACCTGGAGCGCGCCTACACCAAGGGCCTGGCCCTGCGCCTGGAGGAGTTCGTGACCGATACCCAACTGGCCGAAATTGCCGCCGCCCGCACCCAGCTCGGCGGGGCCCCCGCGCTACGCGACTTGTTCGACCACCTGCGCGAGAAGTATGACTACTTCCAGCTGCGCCTGGCGGGCATCCGGCTGCGGAAGTAG
- a CDS encoding transposase codes for MDERLPDSNYNALHHFISVSSWNGAAVMDEVARRVQASLALLGGEQGLLLDECSWEKVGHKSVGVARQYIGQVGVFAVLCRGIHAGLVGGYLYPPTAWSTDAARCAQARIPAAVQSYRSKPALAAELVKHLFGSGLAGTDWVGGDAACGNSPALRQTLEDRQQACVLDVGPGLGRPVPGGAARIGRDAKAPCNAKRCAYRSGAGSRSGNRPRPCSC; via the coding sequence ATGGACGAACGCCTGCCCGATTCGAACTATAATGCCCTGCACCACTTTATCAGCGTCTCTAGCTGGAATGGAGCGGCCGTAATGGACGAAGTAGCCCGGCGGGTGCAAGCCAGTCTGGCCCTGCTCGGCGGCGAACAGGGCTTGCTGCTCGATGAGTGCAGCTGGGAGAAGGTGGGGCATAAGAGTGTGGGCGTCGCCCGTCAGTATATCGGGCAGGTGGGCGTGTTCGCCGTGCTCTGCCGGGGTATCCACGCGGGGCTGGTGGGCGGGTACCTGTACCCGCCCACGGCCTGGAGTACGGATGCGGCCCGTTGTGCACAGGCCCGCATTCCGGCCGCTGTCCAGAGCTACCGCAGCAAGCCCGCGTTAGCGGCGGAACTGGTCAAGCACTTGTTTGGCAGCGGGTTAGCAGGGACCGACTGGGTGGGAGGCGACGCGGCCTGCGGCAACTCGCCCGCCCTGCGTCAGACGCTGGAAGACCGCCAGCAGGCGTGTGTGCTCGACGTTGGGCCGGGCCTGGGCCGGCCAGTGCCTGGCGGTGCTGCACGTATCGGACGGGACGCAAAGGCCCCTTGCAACGCGAAGCGGTGCGCTTACCGGTCTGGCGCTGGGAGCCGGAGCGGCAACAGGCCCAGGCCCTGCAGCTGCTGA
- a CDS encoding T9SS type A sorting domain-containing protein: MRSLKTALLLAGLLPALAYAEGSKDITPGTGNRGTATGVNNYIGYLQHDDGANSGNFLKPNATVASLERLYVHLEPGEKLYYGLRRTNAGNANSRLQLEVKYGTGTLGASTILEPATGVNTNSATLAAARGVIATPEQAAVGPMYTDVAGTASAPAGGYNPLVFENTTGAAQEVWVEFEQVDSAGKVATSKAWYDCWDFTVRDDANATVARRGEKKGRLYSSAWSFTGATFNNQFATTFVLYPLIPNPNFGGADFFVKQVSYSRISPYGMLVTANEFGTSVTGDYKARRKSQPTSGASLGYAQYKMFVNDPDNAVYPSTTAPNSPTVTTACSGTAPNQTTTFTLAMDQAGFGIVFIDGNNNQTYEAAADRVLERQTTASPTANTFVWDGTTDTGARMPAGTINLVFSSGVGPVNFPMYDCEAADAAGITVRAVRPGNNNGFIDFLFYDDTNLDPNFSKPIRNPIGNNSASGAHKWGTAGVPTGVLSGDTKTVNSYAVGLLAQGHAYNVAYDGSGCVAVAAIVLVQPLPVELARFGAALQKSGVRVSWETASERDCAHFAVERSADGRDFAAVGQLPGSGTSTQRRAYAYLDPMPLAGQSYYRLRQVDYNGSAHLSPVEAVLNTAPGAATLYPNPATTEVTLRFAQPLAGPVELRVLDGTGRVVWQERRTLAEPAQELRVPTAQLPAAGLYLLTVSGGGTTSAYRFSK, from the coding sequence GTGCGGTCGCTGAAAACGGCGCTGCTGCTTGCGGGCTTACTGCCGGCGCTGGCCTACGCGGAGGGTTCGAAGGACATTACACCGGGCACCGGCAACCGGGGCACGGCCACGGGCGTCAATAATTACATCGGCTATTTGCAGCACGATGACGGGGCTAACTCCGGTAACTTCCTCAAGCCTAACGCCACAGTCGCTAGCCTCGAACGCCTCTACGTACACTTGGAGCCCGGGGAAAAGCTGTACTATGGCTTGCGCCGCACCAACGCCGGCAACGCCAACAGCCGCCTGCAGCTAGAGGTGAAGTACGGCACCGGCACTTTGGGGGCCTCAACCATTCTGGAGCCGGCCACTGGCGTTAATACCAACAGCGCTACCCTGGCGGCGGCCCGGGGCGTAATTGCCACGCCCGAGCAGGCCGCCGTGGGGCCCATGTACACGGACGTGGCCGGCACGGCCTCCGCCCCCGCCGGTGGCTACAACCCATTGGTATTTGAAAATACCACCGGCGCGGCCCAGGAAGTATGGGTCGAGTTTGAGCAAGTGGATAGCGCCGGCAAAGTGGCCACAAGCAAGGCGTGGTACGACTGCTGGGACTTTACGGTGCGCGACGACGCGAATGCCACCGTGGCCCGGCGCGGCGAGAAGAAAGGGCGGCTGTATTCCTCGGCGTGGTCGTTCACAGGGGCCACCTTCAACAACCAGTTCGCCACCACCTTCGTCCTATACCCGCTCATCCCCAACCCGAACTTCGGCGGTGCCGACTTCTTCGTGAAGCAGGTGAGCTACTCGCGTATCAGTCCGTACGGCATGTTAGTAACGGCCAACGAGTTTGGTACCAGCGTAACCGGCGACTACAAGGCCAGGCGCAAGAGCCAGCCCACCAGCGGGGCTAGCTTGGGCTATGCGCAGTACAAGATGTTCGTGAACGACCCGGACAATGCCGTGTACCCATCGACGACGGCGCCCAACTCGCCCACGGTGACCACCGCCTGCTCGGGCACGGCCCCGAACCAAACCACCACTTTCACGCTGGCCATGGACCAGGCTGGGTTTGGTATCGTGTTCATCGACGGCAACAACAACCAGACCTACGAGGCAGCCGCCGACCGCGTGCTGGAGCGGCAAACCACGGCCTCGCCCACGGCCAACACCTTCGTGTGGGACGGCACTACCGATACTGGCGCGCGCATGCCAGCGGGTACCATCAACCTGGTGTTTTCCAGCGGGGTAGGGCCCGTCAACTTCCCGATGTACGATTGCGAAGCGGCTGACGCTGCGGGCATCACGGTGCGCGCGGTGCGGCCCGGCAACAACAACGGCTTCATCGATTTCTTGTTCTACGACGACACCAACCTGGACCCTAACTTCTCCAAGCCCATCCGCAACCCCATCGGCAACAACAGCGCCTCGGGGGCCCACAAGTGGGGCACCGCGGGCGTACCGACGGGGGTCCTGTCGGGTGATACCAAAACGGTGAACTCCTACGCCGTGGGCCTGTTGGCCCAGGGCCACGCCTACAACGTGGCCTACGACGGCAGCGGCTGCGTAGCTGTTGCTGCCATCGTGCTGGTGCAGCCCCTACCCGTGGAGCTGGCCCGCTTCGGGGCGGCCCTGCAAAAGAGCGGGGTGCGCGTGAGCTGGGAAACCGCTTCGGAGCGCGACTGCGCGCACTTTGCTGTGGAGCGCAGCGCCGACGGGCGCGATTTTGCCGCTGTGGGCCAGTTGCCCGGCAGCGGCACCAGCACCCAGCGGCGCGCCTACGCCTACCTCGACCCGATGCCGCTGGCCGGCCAGTCGTACTACCGCCTGCGGCAGGTGGATTACAATGGTAGCGCGCACCTGAGCCCCGTCGAAGCCGTGCTGAACACGGCCCCCGGCGCGGCCACCCTCTACCCCAACCCCGCCACCACCGAAGTAACCCTGCGCTTTGCCCAGCCCCTGGCGGGGCCCGTCGAGTTGCGGGTGCTCGACGGTACCGGCCGCGTGGTGTGGCAGGAGCGCCGCACGCTGGCCGAGCCGGCGCAGGAGCTGCGGGTGCCCACGGCCCAGCTGCCCGCCGCCGGCCTCTACCTCCTCACGGTGAGTGGCGGCGGCACCACCAGCGCTTACCGGTTCAGCAAGTAA